One window from the genome of Choloepus didactylus isolate mChoDid1 chromosome 2, mChoDid1.pri, whole genome shotgun sequence encodes:
- the LOC119519593 gene encoding olfactory receptor 2G3-like, translating into MQDFLWRNHSSVTEFILLGFSSNTKINIILFTIFLFLYLITLLGNVLIITLICMDSRLHTPMYFFLIVLSMLDMGYVTTTVPQMLVHLVYKKKTISYIGCVAQMYIFLMLGITESWLFAVMAYDRYVAICHPLRYKVIMSPLLCGSMVAFCGFWGISCALIYTISAMVLPYCGPNEINHFFCEVPAVLKLACADTSLNDQLDFILGFILLLIPLFLIIIVYINIFATILRIRSVQGQLKAFSTCASHITVVTMFSIPCMVMYMRPGSEASPEEDKKLALFYNVISAFLNPIIYSLRNKDVKKAFLKVIGWGKPPE; encoded by the coding sequence ATGCAGGACTTCCTCTGGAGAAACCACAGCTCTGTTACTGAATTTATTCTACTAGGATTCTCTAGTAACACAAAGATAAATATTATTCTCTTCACTATCTTCCTCTTCCTCTATCTGATCACCCTTTTAGGCAATGTGCTAATTATCACACTGATATGCATGGACTCACGCCTCCACACACCAATGTACTTTTTCCTCATTGTCCTCTCCATGCTAGACATGGGCTATGTCACCACTACAGTGCCCCAGATGCTGGTGCATCTGGTTTATAAGAAAAAGACCATTTCCTACATTGGATGTGTGGCTCAGATGTACATCTTCCTGATGCTGGGCATCACTGAGTCTTGGCTTTTTGCAGTCATGGCTTATGACAGGTATGTGGCCATTTGCCATCCCCTCAGGTATAAGGTCATCATGAGTCCTTTGCTGTGTGGGTCAATGGTAGCCTTCTGTGGATTCTGGGGTATCAGCTGTGCCCTGATATACACTATCTCTGCCATGGTTCTTCCCTATTGTGGCCCCAATGAGATCAATCACTTCTTCTGTGAAGTACCTGCTGTCTTGAAGTTGGCCTGTGCAGACACATCTCTCAATGACCAACTGGACTTCATCCTGGGCTTCATCCTTCTATTGATCCCACTCTTCCTCATCATAATTGTCTACATCAATATTTTTGCTACCATCTTGAGGATCCGCTCAGTACAGGGGCAGCTcaaggccttctccacctgtgcctCTCACATAACTGTGGTCACTATGTTTTCTATCCCATGTATGGTCATGTACATGAGACCTGGCTCTGAGGCTTCCCCAGAAGAGGACAAGAAGTTGGCTCTATTCTATAATGTCATCTCTGCCTTCCTTAACCCCATCATCTACAGCCTCAGGAATAAAGATGTGAAGAAGGCTTTCCTCAAAGTGATAGGCTGGGGCAAACCACCAGAATGA